A region from the Devosia lucknowensis genome encodes:
- a CDS encoding ABC transporter substrate-binding protein has product MTHRTSARMALAGLTLALLGSTGVLAQDAQTGGTLRVLGTAEIDRFDTVPPATADTGSFFRAVTRQLINFAASNDADEQIAPQADLADSVPVPTDEGLTYTFKLRQGANWDAPDGARQIVAADIERGFMRICNPSLPNPAVSYFEDLIVGYAEFCAGFADVEPTVEAMKAYIEAGDVEGIETPSDDTVVFRLKYAANDFIYLLTLPVTTPAPVEVLDYLPDSPEYRENFISSGPYTIDSYTPDTQVTLVRNPAWQAESDPLRKAYVDTIEVVAGVQPDAAMQQLQSGDGDMLYDINVPPVTVQMLTMQGDEKISTLAEGSSRMIWINTVSENNDGALRDPLVRQALNYAVNKAAIVQQLGGPEFATPLNGIFPLGILGHHDFAPYPTNNNEGDPAKAKELLAQAGYPDGLSLKMPFRNAGNGAAEAQVLQASLEAAGFKVELVPTPASDFYPRLITNFDNALNGVWDLVPSGWSPDWPGGAARSIFQPQYTYDGTHGTFNFSDYNNEEANEIAAKALATSDLEEAAKLWNQVDEIVMANPPTVPLISQTTVLYHGAAVQNFLPYAAGGNGDWTNVWLSR; this is encoded by the coding sequence ATGACACATCGCACATCTGCCAGGATGGCTCTGGCGGGCCTGACGCTCGCCTTGTTGGGATCGACGGGCGTACTGGCGCAGGATGCCCAGACCGGCGGTACGCTGCGCGTGCTGGGCACCGCCGAAATCGACCGCTTCGACACCGTGCCGCCGGCCACGGCGGACACCGGCAGCTTCTTCCGCGCCGTCACCCGCCAGCTGATCAACTTCGCGGCCTCCAACGACGCCGACGAGCAGATCGCGCCGCAGGCCGACCTTGCCGACAGCGTTCCCGTGCCCACCGATGAGGGCCTGACCTACACGTTCAAGCTGCGTCAGGGCGCCAATTGGGATGCGCCTGATGGAGCGCGCCAGATCGTGGCGGCCGACATCGAGCGCGGCTTCATGCGCATCTGCAATCCCTCGCTGCCCAATCCGGCCGTGTCCTATTTCGAAGACCTGATCGTTGGCTATGCCGAGTTCTGTGCCGGCTTTGCCGACGTCGAGCCGACCGTCGAGGCCATGAAGGCCTATATTGAGGCCGGGGACGTCGAAGGCATCGAAACGCCCTCGGACGACACGGTTGTCTTCCGCCTCAAATATGCGGCCAACGACTTCATCTATCTCCTCACCCTGCCGGTCACGACGCCGGCGCCGGTGGAAGTGCTCGACTACCTTCCCGACAGCCCGGAATATCGCGAGAACTTCATTTCGAGCGGCCCCTACACCATCGACTCCTACACGCCCGATACGCAGGTGACCCTGGTGCGCAACCCGGCCTGGCAGGCCGAGAGCGATCCGCTGCGCAAGGCCTATGTCGACACCATCGAGGTTGTTGCCGGCGTTCAGCCCGATGCCGCCATGCAGCAGCTGCAGTCGGGCGACGGCGACATGCTCTACGACATCAACGTGCCGCCGGTGACGGTGCAGATGCTGACCATGCAGGGCGACGAGAAAATCTCGACGCTGGCCGAAGGCAGCTCGCGCATGATCTGGATCAACACCGTTTCGGAAAACAATGATGGGGCGCTGCGCGATCCGCTGGTGCGCCAGGCGCTGAACTATGCCGTCAACAAGGCCGCCATCGTCCAGCAGCTGGGCGGGCCCGAATTTGCGACGCCGCTCAACGGCATCTTCCCGCTGGGCATTCTGGGCCACCACGATTTCGCGCCCTATCCGACCAACAACAATGAAGGCGACCCGGCCAAGGCAAAGGAGCTTCTGGCACAAGCCGGCTATCCCGATGGCCTGTCGTTGAAGATGCCGTTCCGCAATGCCGGCAATGGCGCGGCGGAGGCCCAGGTGCTGCAGGCGAGCCTTGAAGCCGCCGGGTTCAAGGTCGAACTGGTGCCGACCCCGGCTTCGGATTTCTACCCGCGCCTCATCACCAATTTCGACAACGCGCTCAACGGCGTGTGGGATCTCGTCCCATCGGGCTGGTCGCCGGATTGGCCGGGTGGCGCAGCGCGCTCGATCTTCCAGCCGCAATATACCTATGACGGCACCCACGGCACCTTCAACTTCTCCGACTACAACAACGAAGAGGCCAACGAGATCGCCGCCAAGGCACTGGCAACGTCCGATCTCGAGGAAGCAGCCAAGCTCTGGAACCAGGTCGATGAAATCGTCATGGCCAACCCGCCCACCGTGCCGCTGATCTCGCAGACCACCGTTCTCTATCACGGTGCCGCAGTGCAGAACTTCCTGCCCTATGCCGCTGGCGGCAATGGCGACTGGACCAATGTCTGGCTGAGCCGCTGA
- a CDS encoding ABC transporter permease: protein MSAEIKQRGSLELTLRRLLADRAGLLAMLFIIALVAAAIGADGIAALTGHGPTAQFLDIGLTPTGLPVPPGGEFLFGTDQLGRDVLVRLAHGARISLAIGLVASLLAAMIGVTVGLVAGYFGGWIDVVLGRLMDLVMSIPVLLCMLSLVAVFGPSLPLSLTVIVFFSWTTMGRVIRGQVLSLREREFVTASRSMGAGHLSIMVTDILPNLGAPIIIYTTMMVPTSIIFEATLSFLGLGIVPPAPSWGGMLAEAANNSIYMFAWWLVLFPGLALLFTTLSFNILGDALRDALDPASMRHKALKKKKTSVRSAP, encoded by the coding sequence ATGAGCGCCGAAATCAAGCAGCGCGGCTCGCTCGAGCTCACCCTGCGCCGCCTCCTCGCCGACCGCGCCGGCCTCTTGGCCATGCTGTTCATCATCGCCTTGGTGGCCGCGGCAATCGGCGCCGACGGCATCGCGGCATTGACCGGCCACGGCCCCACCGCGCAGTTCCTCGATATCGGCCTCACCCCCACCGGCCTGCCCGTGCCGCCCGGCGGCGAATTTCTCTTCGGTACCGATCAGCTGGGGCGCGACGTCCTTGTTCGCCTGGCCCACGGGGCCCGCATTTCCCTGGCCATCGGCCTTGTCGCCTCGCTGCTGGCCGCGATGATCGGCGTCACCGTCGGCCTCGTCGCCGGTTATTTCGGCGGCTGGATCGATGTGGTCCTTGGCCGGCTGATGGATCTTGTCATGAGCATCCCTGTGCTGCTCTGCATGCTCTCGCTGGTGGCCGTGTTCGGCCCCAGCCTGCCACTCAGCCTCACCGTCATTGTGTTTTTTTCCTGGACCACCATGGGTCGCGTCATCCGTGGCCAGGTGCTTTCGCTCAGGGAACGCGAATTCGTCACCGCCTCGCGCTCGATGGGCGCCGGGCACCTGTCGATCATGGTCACCGACATCCTGCCCAATCTGGGGGCGCCGATCATCATCTATACGACCATGATGGTGCCCACCTCGATCATCTTCGAGGCAACCTTGTCCTTCCTCGGCCTGGGCATCGTGCCACCGGCGCCCAGCTGGGGCGGCATGCTGGCGGAGGCCGCCAACAATTCCATCTACATGTTCGCCTGGTGGCTGGTGCTTTTCCCCGGCCTGGCGCTGCTGTTCACCACCCTGTCCTTCAATATCCTGGGTGACGCCCTGCGCGACGCGCTCGATCCCGCCAGCATGCGTCACAAAGCGCTCAAGAAGAAAAAGACGTCCGTGAGGAGCGCGCCATGA
- a CDS encoding metal-dependent hydrolase family protein encodes MAAIALTNATVFDGRRDEAIPGMNVLVVDGRIEAVTDQSISGKGVTEYDVGGRTLMPGLIDAHAHVFAINLVAEHDRNIPLTEMTARAVPRIRKMLDRGFTSVRDVAGGDVGIRNAIAGGFIPGPRLFVGGPALSQIGGHGDHRSTTDESLDIDLNSSAFYFTCRIVEGVDNLRSVVRNELRKGADHIKVLASGGVGSPTDAIDVPQYSEEEIRTVVREASVRGKYVCAHAYESAAIAHSIRAGVRTIEHANLINSETASMVAAANAFVVPTLVAYEVTAQHGERLGLSPYVMQKLNMVNDAGIVMLGLCEDAGVKLGFGTDLMGDMEFAQLQEFTIRARVQRPVDVLKSATSVNAEIVQRPDLGVIAPGATADIIVVDGDPLKDIAILTEPEKNLRLIMKEGQIYKTDLGAKSA; translated from the coding sequence ATGGCTGCCATTGCTTTAACCAACGCTACCGTGTTCGATGGACGCCGTGACGAAGCCATTCCGGGCATGAACGTGCTCGTCGTCGATGGCCGGATCGAGGCCGTCACCGATCAATCCATCTCCGGCAAGGGCGTCACCGAATACGATGTCGGCGGCCGCACGCTGATGCCGGGCCTGATCGACGCACATGCCCATGTCTTTGCCATCAACCTCGTCGCCGAGCACGACCGCAACATCCCGCTCACCGAGATGACGGCGCGCGCCGTGCCGCGCATCCGCAAGATGCTCGATCGCGGCTTTACCAGCGTCCGCGATGTGGCCGGCGGCGATGTCGGCATCCGCAATGCCATCGCCGGGGGCTTTATTCCAGGGCCACGTCTTTTCGTCGGCGGGCCCGCGCTCAGCCAGATCGGCGGCCACGGCGATCACCGCAGCACAACCGACGAAAGCCTCGATATCGACCTCAATTCGAGCGCCTTCTACTTCACCTGCCGCATCGTCGAGGGTGTCGACAATCTGCGCAGCGTCGTCCGCAACGAATTGCGCAAGGGCGCCGACCACATCAAGGTACTGGCCTCGGGCGGCGTCGGTTCGCCCACGGACGCCATCGACGTGCCCCAGTATAGCGAAGAGGAAATCCGCACCGTGGTGCGGGAAGCCTCGGTGCGCGGCAAATATGTGTGTGCGCACGCCTATGAAAGTGCAGCGATCGCCCATTCCATCCGCGCCGGCGTCCGCACCATCGAGCACGCCAACCTGATCAACAGCGAAACCGCCAGCATGGTCGCCGCTGCCAATGCCTTCGTCGTGCCGACGCTCGTTGCCTACGAAGTGACTGCACAGCACGGCGAGCGCCTTGGCCTTTCCCCCTATGTCATGCAGAAGCTCAACATGGTCAACGATGCCGGCATCGTCATGCTCGGCCTTTGCGAGGACGCAGGCGTCAAACTCGGCTTCGGCACCGACCTGATGGGCGACATGGAATTTGCCCAGCTGCAGGAATTCACCATCCGCGCCCGCGTGCAGCGTCCGGTGGACGTGCTGAAGTCGGCGACGTCGGTCAATGCGGAAATCGTTCAGCGCCCCGATCTGGGCGTCATCGCGCCCGGTGCCACAGCCGACATCATCGTTGTCGACGGCGATCCGCTCAAGGACATCGCCATCCTCACCGAACCCGAGAAAAACCTGCGCCTGATCATGAAGGAAGGCCAGATCTACAAGACCGATCTCGGCGCCAAGTCCGCCTGA
- a CDS encoding ABC transporter ATP-binding protein has translation MTVLSVRHLTIDIPTGDGHVHAARDVSFDVAAEELFGIAGESGSGKSVLSQAIMGLLPGAVISGEIIFEGKNLLDLPARDMQRLRGNRIAMISQDPLSSLHPFYTVGAQIVEAIRTHRQVSEAEALREAVDILGRVGIHDPDKRVHDYPHQFSGGMRQRVMIAMAIVLRPALLIADEPTTALDVTVQAQIIALLNEMRRELGTAIIMVTHDLELLSSIADHAMVMYAGNRMESGPGDAVLTAPAHPYTLGLLRSSPSHETRGALPSIPGQPPSLLLEQKACAFAPRCAAAMDICRKERPPLRSFADGTRSLCWLEAKASDTPAALPAAPDQAPALAQDSDIVVKVSDVRLTYGGRSLFGKNINLEVLKGVSLELPRGRTLGIVGESGCGKSTLARIIAGLLPPTSGDVTIEGQSVLGLDRRDWIEMRKRVQMVFQDPFGSLNPRRRVGSIIGGPFRIQKVAHGAARKNKVRELMEIVGLNPEHYNRFPSEFSGGQRQRIGIARALALNPSIIIFDEPVSALDVSIQAQILNLIARLQRELGLSYLFISHDLAVVRHVSSEILVMKAGQVVERGETETLYHHPQHPYTRELLAAADPHYRKSGGLADPLSSGATP, from the coding sequence ATGACCGTTCTTTCCGTTCGTCACCTCACCATCGACATTCCGACCGGCGATGGGCATGTCCACGCCGCCCGGGACGTGTCCTTCGACGTGGCAGCCGAGGAGCTGTTCGGCATTGCCGGAGAATCCGGCTCGGGCAAGAGCGTCTTGTCCCAGGCCATCATGGGCCTGTTGCCCGGCGCCGTCATTTCGGGCGAAATAATCTTCGAGGGAAAGAACCTGCTCGATCTCCCGGCCAGGGACATGCAGCGGCTGCGCGGCAACCGGATTGCCATGATTTCGCAGGATCCGCTTTCGAGCCTGCATCCCTTCTACACTGTCGGCGCGCAGATCGTCGAAGCCATCCGCACCCATCGCCAGGTGAGCGAGGCCGAAGCGCTGCGCGAAGCCGTCGACATTCTGGGCCGCGTCGGCATCCACGATCCCGACAAGCGCGTCCACGATTATCCGCATCAGTTTTCCGGCGGCATGCGCCAGCGCGTCATGATCGCCATGGCCATTGTCTTGCGCCCGGCTTTGCTGATTGCCGACGAGCCGACCACGGCCCTCGACGTCACCGTGCAGGCCCAGATCATCGCGCTCCTCAACGAGATGCGGCGCGAACTGGGCACGGCCATCATCATGGTGACGCACGATCTCGAATTGCTCTCGTCCATCGCCGATCATGCCATGGTCATGTATGCCGGCAATCGTATGGAGAGCGGCCCGGGCGACGCAGTGCTGACCGCGCCGGCGCACCCCTACACATTGGGCCTCCTGCGCTCGTCGCCCAGCCACGAGACGCGCGGCGCCCTGCCCTCCATTCCCGGCCAGCCCCCGAGCCTCCTTCTCGAGCAGAAGGCCTGCGCCTTCGCGCCACGCTGCGCCGCCGCCATGGATATCTGCCGCAAGGAGCGCCCGCCGCTGCGCAGTTTCGCCGATGGCACGCGCTCGCTTTGCTGGCTCGAAGCCAAGGCGTCGGACACCCCCGCCGCCCTTCCCGCCGCTCCCGATCAGGCGCCCGCCCTGGCGCAGGACTCCGATATCGTCGTCAAGGTGTCCGACGTCCGGCTCACCTATGGCGGCCGTTCGCTGTTTGGAAAGAACATCAATCTCGAAGTGCTCAAGGGTGTCAGCCTTGAACTGCCGCGCGGCAGGACGCTCGGCATCGTCGGTGAAAGCGGCTGTGGCAAGTCGACCCTGGCGCGCATCATCGCTGGCCTGCTGCCGCCCACGTCGGGCGACGTGACCATCGAAGGCCAGAGCGTTCTCGGCCTCGACCGGCGCGACTGGATCGAGATGCGCAAGCGTGTGCAGATGGTCTTCCAGGACCCGTTCGGCTCGCTCAATCCTCGCCGCCGCGTTGGTTCGATCATCGGCGGCCCCTTCCGCATCCAGAAGGTCGCCCACGGCGCCGCCCGCAAGAACAAGGTGCGCGAGTTGATGGAGATCGTCGGGCTCAACCCCGAGCACTACAATCGTTTCCCCTCCGAATTCTCCGGCGGCCAGCGCCAGCGCATCGGCATTGCCCGCGCCCTGGCGCTCAATCCCTCGATCATCATTTTCGACGAGCCGGTCTCCGCCCTCGACGTCTCCATCCAGGCGCAGATTCTCAATCTCATCGCCAGGCTGCAGCGCGAACTGGGACTGTCATACCTGTTCATCTCCCACGATCTGGCGGTCGTCCGTCATGTCAGCTCCGAAATCCTCGTCATGAAGGCGGGCCAGGTGGTCGAGCGCGGCGAGACCGAGACGCTCTACCATCACCCCCAGCATCCCTATACGCGCGAATTGCTGGCGGCGGCCGATCCGCACTATCGCAAGAGCGGCGGCCTTGCCGATCCGCTGTCGTCGGGAGCCACGCCATGA
- a CDS encoding ABC transporter permease, producing MIRFIASRIGFAALVLVMLSGFVFTLFFVAPGDPARVVAGERATEAQVAQVRENLGLDRPIFEQYLSFVGRSLSGDLGYSYRNQQPVLDLISNRMPATVSLCVGAVILWLLMGIPIGIMSARRPGSLLDRLGQGFVLIGVSFPSFVLGMAALYFLYFVPRQAGFTLFPPGGFKPFLPNPGLWAWHLMLPWFTLAFTSAAIYARLTRGQLLEVLGEDYIRTARAKGLSERKVVYKHGVRSIFSPLTTQLGADIAALLGGALVTEQVFGLQGIGSLAVQSVQTQDRPVIIGVVMLAGFFIVIANLIVDFLYILLDPRIRT from the coding sequence ATGATCCGTTTCATCGCCAGCCGCATCGGCTTTGCCGCACTTGTCCTCGTGATGCTGAGCGGCTTTGTCTTCACGCTGTTCTTCGTCGCCCCCGGAGATCCGGCCCGTGTCGTCGCCGGCGAGCGCGCGACAGAAGCCCAGGTGGCGCAGGTGCGCGAAAACCTGGGCCTCGATCGCCCGATCTTCGAGCAATATCTCAGTTTTGTAGGCCGCAGCCTCAGTGGCGATCTGGGCTATTCCTATCGCAACCAGCAGCCTGTGCTCGACCTCATCAGCAATCGCATGCCGGCGACCGTTTCGCTCTGCGTCGGCGCCGTCATCCTCTGGCTGCTCATGGGCATTCCCATCGGCATCATGTCCGCGCGACGGCCGGGCAGCCTTCTGGACCGCCTGGGCCAGGGTTTCGTCCTGATCGGAGTGAGCTTCCCCTCATTCGTGCTCGGAATGGCAGCCCTCTATTTTCTCTATTTCGTGCCGCGTCAGGCCGGCTTCACGCTGTTTCCACCGGGCGGATTCAAGCCGTTTCTCCCCAATCCCGGTCTCTGGGCCTGGCACCTGATGCTGCCCTGGTTCACGCTGGCCTTTACCTCGGCTGCCATCTATGCCCGACTGACGCGCGGCCAGCTGCTCGAGGTTCTGGGCGAGGACTATATCCGCACGGCGCGCGCCAAGGGCCTCTCCGAGCGCAAGGTCGTCTACAAGCACGGCGTGCGCTCGATCTTCTCGCCGCTCACCACCCAACTCGGCGCCGATATCGCCGCACTGCTGGGCGGAGCGCTGGTCACCGAGCAGGTCTTCGGCCTCCAGGGCATCGGCTCGCTGGCCGTGCAATCGGTGCAGACCCAGGACCGGCCGGTGATCATCGGCGTGGTCATGCTGGCCGGCTTCTTCATCGTCATCGCCAACCTGATCGTGGATTTTCTCTACATCCTGCTCGATCCGCGGATCCGGACCTGA